The DNA window GCCACAGGTCCGGCAATCAGGGCCATCGCAGCCAAACCACCCTTCCTGCTCATGGGCCAGAGGGCAAAGTGGACTTTCCTGAGCCGCTGGTGAAAGCCCACCAGCATGCTTACACCTATCTGCACTCCTGCCTCTCCAAGTACGAAGCAATTCTGAGCCTCACCCATCAGGCCACCCAGACCCAGGAGCTGCTGCAGCCCATGGTCAGCTGCCTGCTGCTGTGCTTTGACAAGGTCAACCAGCTCTTGGGGGAGCTCTCCAGGGATGGAGAAGTGCTCCTCCAGGAAGTTAGGGGGGATCTGGCATGGCCGTTGAGGAAAGGAGAGCCCCAGGAGCAGCCAGATCTCCTGCAGCAGCTTCTGCAATACACAGTCTGCAGGCTGCAGGTGCTCAGTGGCACCGTGGCGTCACTCACCGGCGGCTTCCTGGAGGGCTCCAGCAGCTACCTGCAGGCCACCGCAGGCCACTTGGGAGATAAGCTGAGCGTGAAGAGGGATGTGGATGAACGCCTCCTAAGGGCTCTGGGGCAGCTGGAGAGCTTGGCGAGTGGCCACAGCGACCCCGGGGTGCAGGGTCTCCCCTTGTGCTCCGAGGACAGTGGCATTGGTGCCGACGCGGAGTCTGTGCACCTGGTGGACAGGCTGGGCCAGCAAAGCAGCTGGGACTCAGTGTCGGAGCCTGTAGAATGGAAGCCAGGGATGTCACCCACAGTGGAGGCCAGGCTGTCGGGACACGCCCGGCAGCAAAGTTCGTCCTGGAGGGCTTCAGACAGAGCCCAGGACTGCCCACTCTCAAGGCCTCCTACGACAAAGGTTCAGCCAGCGGCACAGCATGAAGCAGGGAGCCCAGGTGCCTCCAGCACAGGCCCAGAAAATACTACCTCCAGGCCTCTGGGGCTGGGCAAGGGCACTCTGTGTGGCTCCTTTGGGACCAGGATCTCCGTGGAAGTGCATCTTTCTAAAGGCTCCAGGTTGATGGATACTCCATCCCTCAGTGAAGCAGAGAACAGCAGCACAGAGGAAGACGGTTTCCATCCAAGGCCGAGGTCTTCACCTGCTGGCCCAGAAAGCCCATTCCAGCCACACCCCAGGAGGCTGAGGGACCCCCAGGCCCAGGAAATGATTCTGAAGATGAAGGAAGCAATCAGTGAAAGGATCAAGTTTGTCCCTGTGCCCTCCAGGCTCCAGGACTgggctgaggaggaggagaggagagcggTCCCACCAAGACCGAGCACAGTCGGTGGAGGCCGGAGGACCCCTGAGAGGCAGAGGAGGTCCCAGTCAGAGGCATGTCTTAGGAGCCACGTGGAGGAGCCCACCCTCCAGGAGCTGCAGAGGGTCCAGCGAGACCTCAGCCAGCGGCTGGAGGAGTTCTACGCCCTGGGCACACGTCGGCCCGGGCGGAGCAGGGAGCAGGATCTGCAGCGCAGAGCAGCCGCCCTGAGGCCTGGCCGCCGCGGCAGGGTCGGCCCGAGCAGCACCATCCACAAGCTCAAGGCATCGCTCACCGAGAACTTCAGCATCTTGCCGAGTCAGGACAAGAGCATTTTGCAGAAATGCAGTCCCCATCCTGAGAGTGAATGGCCCCGGCAGGGGGAAACTGAGGGGCTTCCAAATGCTATCCCATCAGGGGAGAAGGCCAGGCAGGCTCCTGGGGCTGCGGACTGGGGCGTCAGGGCTCACCCCACCAGGACGTCAGTCAGGAAACTCATTGAAACGTTCAGTCCCACTGAGAGTCTGAACACACTGCGGGAGCCTAAGGAGTCTGGGTCAAGCCCTTGTCCCAGGAAGTGGGGGGTCCCCATCATGTCCCCCAGATTTCCCATTTACAGAGGGCTTGCCCCTTTGTATCCGAAGCCCCGAATTTCTCCAGCAGCGGACAGAGGACTTCTCACAGCAGGCCCAGGCTGGAGGCCCTTAGCTCCTATCTTTCCCGCTCTGCCGACAGCAGAGGCATCCAAGAATGAGGCCCTCTGCTGTGAAATGCAGGAAGACCCAGAGCACCTCCCTCCACCACCTCTGGAAATCCTGATGGACAAATCATTTACTTCTCTGGAGCCCCCTGAAAGCAGCGACCTGGTAGGGAGCTCCCCCGAAGGGACCAATGTGCCAAGGCTGGGAGGGACTGGCCCTGCCCGGAGAACATGGGCTTCCCCAAAGCTCAGAGCCTGCACGAGCCCCACCCACCTGCTGCCCAGCAGGAGCCCTGCCTCCTCCACCAGGCCCCACAGCACGGGGCCAGGAGGCAGCAAGAGCAGCTGCAATCCTGGAAAGCTTCCCTTGGACCTCAACCACCTGCCAGCAACCAGCCGAAACGCAGAGGGGGAGGGTGGCAGGGCTCAGAGTCAGCCACAAGCAGACAGGGCCACAAGCGTCTCCAAGCAGCCCCAGAAGGCAATCCCCTGGCACCACGCCAGCCACACGTCTAGGCAGAATGGGACCCCGGAACCCAGCCTGCCCAGGCCAATTCGGGGGTCACATTCTCCCGAGGCCCCAAGGCAGAGCCAGGTGAGAAGCCCCCCGCTGGTCAGGACGACCTCCCCCACAAGGGCACACTGGACACCCAGAGCAGACAAGAGACACTCAAGCCTGCCCTCCTCTCACAGACCTGCCCAGCCAAGCAGTCCCTCTTTGCACGGGTCCTCCAGCCCAACACTTAGCCCTCTGATGAGCCCCAGGGCACTAAGCCCCCCAACAGTGAAGAAAGGAGCCTCCCCGCCACCCCAGCACGATCGGCCCAGCCCTGTCCCAGAGAGCCCAGACGCTCAGCACAAGACCTCCAGCCCCCCTACCCAGTGCACAGAAGCAAGTTCACCTGCCTCTGGCCCCTCCCCATCTCCCCCAGTATCGCCACCTCAGGGGCACGAGGAAACAAGAGATTCTGAAGACAGTCAGGCAGCCACCACCAAAGCATCTGGGAACACAGGTTCCATATTCTGCCCAGCCACCTCCTCCCTGTTTGCAGCTAAATCGCCATGCTCAACAACCCACCCACTCACCCCATCGCTGGCACCTGAAGCGGGGGGCCCTCGTGGGACCCCTACAAGGTGCTGGAGGAGCAGCTCAGGAGCACGACCGAGGGTGGGCTCCCAGCGGGGACTGGCCCTCTGTGCCCTCAACCCTCAGCCCTTCGTCAGAAGGGCAGCTTCTAACCGCCAGCCGGGACTCCGCCTCCGACTGCCTGTCCCAGGTGCCTCCAGCTACGCTTGTGAACCCCAGCTTGGCCCGAGCAGGTAAGGAAAGTCCTCGTGCCCTCAGGTGCCCTCAGTTATTGTAATAGAGCCGAGGGGTCCTGAGGATCACCTGGCTCAGTAGCTTTCAAACTGTGCTCCAAGGATCTAGGAGTGTCCAGCACCCCCGCCCCACCGCTCCCCCAAACCCAGAACAACTGTGTTCATCGGCCACTCATTTCAAGTTCCGAGAAAGATTTTAATTGAAAAGAGGTTCtgctgtattaaaaataaagtttaaaacagCCAAGTTAGTCCAACCACACAAACCCCTTTATTTTACAGGGAAACTGAGATAAAGTGACTTGCACCCCGCCCCCCTCCAGTTGAGTCACTGTCACCCTATCTAGAACCAGCAGCCTGGCTTCTGTCCTTCTTGACTTACTGCAGTAGACCAGCATCTAGGCATGAGGTTCTCAAACGTGGTGGTCCCGGGGCTCCTTTACACTCTTCAAAATGACTGAGAACCCCAAAGAGCCTTTGTGGATAGGGGTTGCATCTATCACtttttactgtatttaaaattaagaaatgttggaaatatttattaattaatttttaaatgaccctattatatgttaacataaataatacattcttATGAAATTTAACTATATTTCCCgcaacaacaaaaatttagtGAAAAGAGTGGCACTGTCTtccatttttgcaaatctctttcgTCTGTGGCTTCACAgaaagacagctggattctcagaTCTGCTTCTGCAGTCTGTTGTGATATCACACATCGTGTGCACAGGAAAACTCCATTCTATATtcatgaaagaatgagtgaaaaaagcaaacaagaccTTAGTGTTATTATGAAAGTAGTTTTGACCTCATAGAACCCCTGCAAGTGTTTCGGGGGGACCCAGGGGACATGCCTTGGGAATGGCTGGTCCTAGAGTAGGGAATATCCCCCAAGGACCAGCCTCCACTTCTCATCCAATCCAGCCTCATCTCCACCTCTCCCTTTAGAGACGTGGAGAGGAGGAACAGGACTCTTCGTGAGCACTGAGCAGCAGAACCCAGGTGGAAGCGTTGCCATCCTCACCCTCGGCCGACTGAGTTACAAGGATGCTTTCTCACGAAGGCAACTGACTTGCATGTCATTGGCCCAGCCACACAGACAGGCCCGGGCACACGGCTGCCATGGGCCAGGAGCACAGGGCCCCAGCCTGCCTGAGCATCGAAAGGACTCGTATGCTCAAGTGGTTGTTTTACAgaataaatggagaaatgtgTCTGTCTTTTCCAGAATTGTGGCATGGGGCGGGGAATGTAAATCCTATCAGAGAGGAACTCTTGTCAATGTGTCTCGATATCCGAGTAGACAGAGTTCAACCAGCACCCGTCCTTCTCTCTTTGCATCGCCCACCATTGTGCAAATCAGCTGTTAATTTCTGCCAGAGTGGCACGTGTTACAGACGTAATCTGTTGAGGcataaatagtaattttttttttacaaagtactCAGCagtcaattttaaataaagatattatcTGGGGAAAGTTGTGCATTATTGTAGTTATATAACCTTCCCCAGCcacttgaaagaaatgaagtattgatTATTTTTGCAAGAATCTTAATGTAACACTGCTCTTTTCTTAAATCTAAAATGAGCTTCCTACAGAACAGTGTCTTTCATCTGAGAACCTCTATAAATGTTAATGCATTACGCCTCACACTAGCCACTTATTCAGTTATTAGATTTCTAAAACTGTGCCCTTCAGGAGAAGAGCTGGAGAGAACAGGGACAATAAAACGGcattaattaaaaacactaacattttaaaacagcagGAGCAATAATAAAGCAACATAAAATtgttcaagaagaaaataatgccCTTCTCTCAGGCTTTTCCTCAGAAGAGGGCACcctaaaatgttgttttatgtccTGAATCTTAGTGCTTGGAGAgattggagtgggggtgggggtagcttGAAAGAGGAGGATTCTTAAACAGGagctttcccaaggtcatgtGGAAGGTCACAAAATGATTCTCACCCATTCCCCCCATCTCTTGGTAAGACCACTCCTCTGAGCCATTCCCTACTATGAAACTGCACACGTGATGGATGTGATGGGAAAATGCTCgttccctgctccccacccctcactcaACTCTGTAAAGTTGCCGTCTAGGAGCAGAGGCAGGTCCACGGTAAGAGCACTGAGCATTTTTCTGCTCTGTAGATCGCAAGCATTTTTTTCTGCCCTCCTGCATACAGGAAACCATACCAGGGAACTATTCATGCAATAAGCCACCGAGCCAGTGCCAGAGAGCCAGAAACTGCTCAGAACAGGCTGTTTCCCTAAGCAAGGACACAAGTCGTATCTTGCAGCACAGGCAGGCTTGCAGCACGAACTGGCCTGCAGCTGGGTGACCGCTTCTGGTCATCCATGTTAGGCACAAGCCCCTCTTATAGTAAAAACGGTGATGTTTACATCCTCCAGAGAGTGG is part of the Rhinolophus ferrumequinum isolate MPI-CBG mRhiFer1 chromosome 13, mRhiFer1_v1.p, whole genome shotgun sequence genome and encodes:
- the PCARE gene encoding photoreceptor cilium actin regulator; translation: MGCTPSHSDVVSSVAKSGIQFFKKPKTILPAGQGGSERCSVPLLVQSSTCCDSGGDLSQGQMPAEGQPGPRWTQNMVEGCQLTRDSTVGKRKDLEKLITETQTTASQLNKSQSHRAKDVPFKTHRSQGAAFSGEESDTQENFKWERELKCHRSGNQGHRSQTTLPAHGPEGKVDFPEPLVKAHQHAYTYLHSCLSKYEAILSLTHQATQTQELLQPMVSCLLLCFDKVNQLLGELSRDGEVLLQEVRGDLAWPLRKGEPQEQPDLLQQLLQYTVCRLQVLSGTVASLTGGFLEGSSSYLQATAGHLGDKLSVKRDVDERLLRALGQLESLASGHSDPGVQGLPLCSEDSGIGADAESVHLVDRLGQQSSWDSVSEPVEWKPGMSPTVEARLSGHARQQSSSWRASDRAQDCPLSRPPTTKVQPAAQHEAGSPGASSTGPENTTSRPLGLGKGTLCGSFGTRISVEVHLSKGSRLMDTPSLSEAENSSTEEDGFHPRPRSSPAGPESPFQPHPRRLRDPQAQEMILKMKEAISERIKFVPVPSRLQDWAEEEERRAVPPRPSTVGGGRRTPERQRRSQSEACLRSHVEEPTLQELQRVQRDLSQRLEEFYALGTRRPGRSREQDLQRRAAALRPGRRGRVGPSSTIHKLKASLTENFSILPSQDKSILQKCSPHPESEWPRQGETEGLPNAIPSGEKARQAPGAADWGVRAHPTRTSVRKLIETFSPTESLNTLREPKESGSSPCPRKWGVPIMSPRFPIYRGLAPLYPKPRISPAADRGLLTAGPGWRPLAPIFPALPTAEASKNEALCCEMQEDPEHLPPPPLEILMDKSFTSLEPPESSDLVGSSPEGTNVPRLGGTGPARRTWASPKLRACTSPTHLLPSRSPASSTRPHSTGPGGSKSSCNPGKLPLDLNHLPATSRNAEGEGGRAQSQPQADRATSVSKQPQKAIPWHHASHTSRQNGTPEPSLPRPIRGSHSPEAPRQSQVRSPPLVRTTSPTRAHWTPRADKRHSSLPSSHRPAQPSSPSLHGSSSPTLSPLMSPRALSPPTVKKGASPPPQHDRPSPVPESPDAQHKTSSPPTQCTEASSPASGPSPSPPVSPPQGHEETRDSEDSQAATTKASGNTGSIFCPATSSLFAAKSPCSTTHPLTPSLAPEAGGPRGTPTRCWRSSSGARPRVGSQRGLALCALNPQPFVRRAASNRQPGLRLRLPVPGASSYACEPQLGPSSSREESPKKDTEPWSSPCAPELKGCSRGVPAPELCVLGHRLQWEDSPGRTQDKPQQKEVA